Proteins found in one Methanospirillum hungatei JF-1 genomic segment:
- the sucD gene encoding succinate--CoA ligase subunit alpha encodes MIYADKKTGVIVCGATGNQGSFHIDRMNQYARSIGGRGVVAGVTPGKGGQEVHGVPVYNSILEAAEAQNATAAVLFVPGSAAGDSIMEAADAGLDLVVTITEHIPVHDVMHAVTYAQMRDCTVIGPNCPGLFSPGEISMGIMPAHLATRGPVGVISRSGTLTYEVVHELTRAGIGQSSIIGIGGDPIIGQTFADVLERFAEDPLTKAVVILGELGGNLEEEGARSAELPVVAFIAGTTAPAEKRMGHAGAIVTGGEGDANAKIARLRDLGVPVADRLSEIPAMIRGAI; translated from the coding sequence ATGATCTATGCAGATAAAAAAACCGGCGTTATCGTCTGCGGTGCCACCGGGAACCAGGGCTCGTTTCATATTGACCGGATGAACCAGTACGCCCGTTCAATTGGCGGAAGAGGTGTGGTTGCAGGGGTTACTCCGGGAAAAGGCGGGCAGGAAGTGCATGGGGTACCGGTATACAACTCCATCCTCGAAGCAGCCGAGGCACAGAATGCAACCGCCGCGGTATTATTTGTTCCCGGTTCTGCTGCAGGGGATTCGATCATGGAGGCGGCGGATGCCGGGCTGGATCTTGTGGTAACCATCACCGAGCATATTCCGGTTCATGATGTGATGCATGCGGTCACCTATGCGCAAATGAGGGATTGTACGGTCATCGGTCCGAACTGTCCAGGTCTCTTCTCCCCTGGCGAGATCAGCATGGGTATCATGCCTGCTCATCTGGCAACCAGGGGTCCGGTCGGCGTTATCTCACGGAGCGGGACCCTGACATATGAGGTGGTTCATGAGCTGACCAGAGCAGGTATCGGTCAGAGTTCGATCATCGGCATTGGTGGGGATCCCATCATCGGACAGACCTTCGCTGATGTTCTTGAAAGGTTTGCAGAAGATCCGCTGACAAAAGCGGTCGTCATCCTTGGGGAACTTGGTGGTAACCTTGAGGAGGAAGGTGCACGGTCTGCAGAACTACCTGTTGTTGCTTTTATTGCGGGAACAACGGCCCCGGCTGAGAAGAGAATGGGTCATGCCGGAGCTATAGTCACCGGAGGTGAGGGTGATGCAAATGCCAAGATTGCACGACTTCGGGATCTCGGTGTCCCGGTTGCAGATCGGCTGTCAGAAATTCCCGCAATGATTCGGGGGGCAATCTGA
- a CDS encoding heparan-alpha-glucosaminide N-acetyltransferase: MGSYHGRYPQLDACRGIAVLMMIWFHFFVDLAFLGLPGPDPFSGLLRIFGMLTTISFIGIAGISAHLKAEKTPGMMNQFSTFFKRGGELLLIGMGITIVTWWVMDGEGYVVFGILHLIGTALILTPLLYRLNYTGLILAAALILIAYTNLLPSGPLWLAWSGICPDDFYSVDYAPLIPWLSVFLIGLSAGRFLFPYGNPRCDLGAPGSFVLSLAHLGRHSLLIYLIHQPVLFLLIISVAKISIG; the protein is encoded by the coding sequence ATGGGATCATACCATGGCAGATATCCGCAGCTGGATGCCTGTCGTGGTATTGCCGTCCTCATGATGATCTGGTTCCATTTTTTTGTAGATCTTGCATTTCTTGGATTGCCCGGGCCTGATCCCTTTTCAGGTCTCCTTCGTATCTTCGGGATGCTGACCACGATCTCGTTTATTGGTATTGCAGGAATTTCGGCACACCTGAAAGCTGAAAAAACTCCGGGGATGATGAATCAGTTCTCTACGTTTTTCAAACGGGGGGGCGAACTTCTCCTGATTGGCATGGGTATTACCATCGTCACCTGGTGGGTGATGGATGGCGAGGGTTATGTGGTATTTGGAATCCTGCACCTCATCGGTACAGCACTTATTCTGACCCCGCTCCTCTACCGGTTAAATTATACCGGGCTAATCCTTGCAGCCGCTCTCATCCTGATCGCATACACAAACCTCCTCCCTTCCGGGCCCTTATGGCTTGCATGGTCTGGTATCTGCCCGGATGATTTTTATTCGGTAGATTATGCACCACTCATACCGTGGCTATCAGTATTTCTTATTGGATTATCTGCCGGCCGGTTCCTCTTTCCATATGGCAATCCACGATGTGATCTTGGCGCCCCCGGCAGTTTCGTACTCTCTCTGGCTCATCTGGGAAGGCACTCCCTTCTGATATATCTTATTCATCAGCCGGTTCTGTTCCTGCTGATTATTAGTGTTGCAAAAATAAGTATCGGATGA
- a CDS encoding tetratricopeptide repeat protein: MNRLVPLITFFIILILVPTTFAETDEMTADEHYLMGNALSSFGQYENATNEYRLALKMRPGFSDALNNLGIVLNRQGKYEEALEVADEAVRVTPQDADAWYNRGVTLGKLARYEEEVDSYRQALSIRPNYSSAWENMGASYFDQGKFEEAIAAYLNATTYDQNNAVGWYYIGTIYEKIGQNTQAIDAFEKAISIDPNLTVVQSRLETVKKNITSSIGDHEKESDNTTENTSSELFSGLLNILK; the protein is encoded by the coding sequence ATGAACAGATTAGTTCCTCTCATCACTTTTTTTATAATTCTCATCCTTGTCCCCACAACTTTTGCAGAAACGGATGAAATGACAGCAGATGAGCATTATCTTATGGGAAATGCATTGTCCTCCTTTGGCCAGTATGAAAATGCCACAAATGAATACCGGCTCGCTCTGAAGATGCGTCCGGGGTTTTCCGATGCACTCAATAACCTGGGGATCGTCCTGAACAGGCAGGGAAAATATGAAGAGGCCCTCGAAGTTGCAGATGAAGCAGTCAGAGTTACTCCACAGGATGCTGATGCATGGTATAACCGGGGGGTCACGCTTGGGAAACTAGCACGGTATGAAGAGGAGGTAGACTCATACCGGCAGGCATTGAGTATTCGTCCGAATTATTCCAGTGCATGGGAAAATATGGGAGCCTCATACTTTGACCAGGGGAAATTCGAGGAGGCTATTGCAGCATACCTCAATGCAACAACCTATGATCAGAATAATGCCGTCGGATGGTATTACATCGGGACGATATATGAAAAGATCGGACAGAATACACAGGCCATTGATGCATTTGAAAAAGCGATCAGCATTGATCCAAACCTCACCGTTGTGCAGTCCCGTCTGGAGACGGTGAAGAAAAACATCACTTCATCGATTGGGGATCATGAGAAAGAATCGGATAATACTACTGAAAATACCTCTTCAGAACTTTTTTCCGGCCTTTTGAATATTCTGAAATAA